The genomic stretch CGAAGAAGCTAGCACTAATAGCAGTAGCCAATAAGCTCATAAAACAGAGCTTTGGAGTGATAAAGAATGATCTAGTTTACGATCCGAATTATGTGAGCAGAAGAGCAGCTTAAAAATATAGTTTTTTCTTGTTTTTTAGCTTAGTTCTATGTTAGCAAACGTTATTCTTTTATGAATCTACTCTGTCCAACTATTTCATTTCCTTTATCAAATAGCCTCAAAAGGTATTCCCCCGAACTAACATTGTTTAAATATAACGTAGTGGTAATTTTTTCCTCAAGAAGAATTTGTCCTTGCTGGTCTAATATTTGAACTTTACCCGAATTTAACCCTGCGATGTCTGTTAGATGGAGGATTTCGTTTACTGGATTAGGCGAAACTAATAAGGTATTAGGATGTTTTTCATTTGTTTGAATGGAGCTATTTGTACACGATCCGAATATTTTTTCACCATTTTTGGTCAGACAATTAAAATTTATAGCAGGAGGCCCGTTTGCCTCTGATATTTCAACTAATCCATGGTCGCTACCAATACCTTCGATATAATATTCCCCAGTATTACTTCCAGAATGGTAAAATATTTTTCTCTTTTCGCTATTTTCCAGAGTAATTGTTGAAATACTATCGATTACGATTTGAAAGTGAGTAGTGAGAATTGTGTCCCCTACATTTGCATTAAAATCATAAAGTAAATACTCTTCGTTATGATACCAGTAAAAGACTCTTCTGTTGACGGTATCTTCACGGAGAAGCGCACCGAAATCCTGATATGTTATTCCATTAATGATCGTATCCTTATGGAAGGAGTATTCAGTAGTATAGCCTGTCGGGGGAATATTTGCATAGTTTGAATAACTAACGTTCCAGACTTTGTCATCTTCTAATAGCTTTGTGTAGCTCTGACTGTGTATTCCAGTAGAAATGAACATCATCACAAAATAGTATAGGGTTCTCATATTGAGGCTTTTAAAGTTTGCTAACGACCCGGCTATGAATAGTGCGGCTTTAGAGCTTTAATGTTTAGTTCTCGCAACACTCTTAGCCGAGGCTTTTATTTGTGTGGTAAATTACTAAAAACACCTAGAATAAAAGGGGAGGCGGAAGCAAGTGCGAAAATGTGTTCTTAACCGATTAATCCGCA from Luteibaculum oceani encodes the following:
- a CDS encoding T9SS type A sorting domain-containing protein; translated protein: MRTLYYFVMMFISTGIHSQSYTKLLEDDKVWNVSYSNYANIPPTGYTTEYSFHKDTIINGITYQDFGALLREDTVNRRVFYWYHNEEYLLYDFNANVGDTILTTHFQIVIDSISTITLENSEKRKIFYHSGSNTGEYYIEGIGSDHGLVEISEANGPPAINFNCLTKNGEKIFGSCTNSSIQTNEKHPNTLLVSPNPVNEILHLTDIAGLNSGKVQILDQQGQILLEEKITTTLYLNNVSSGEYLLRLFDKGNEIVGQSRFIKE